The following are from one region of the Arthrobacter sp. TMP15 genome:
- a CDS encoding phage major capsid protein, translating into MSKLKMLQDTARAAVKTAREIAQKAADESRSLTGEELADYTTAMAKSKDFLEQIKTAKADAAILDDAKALAAEIGGDAGDLLEAQKGASPVQRMKNLGLEVVNSAQFKDAMAAFPDGRVGDKAKFSTAPISVKGLFVGGDQTSAGAFVTPEQSGILEMLGRRPLTIRDLISVRRTGSDAIEYVRQVSHTNAAAPVAEATSADRPTAPEGAGALINNPNGGYRPQGSWAFERKVTNVKTIAEWVPATKRALSDVAQLEGMINDELRADIAETEELQIFSGNGTGDNLTGILNVSGLQSQAFDTDFFTTTRKAQTKARTVGKVIPNAWGMHPEDVEYLDLARENGATGKFHGAGPFAMGPRTLWGTPVIETEGVTSGVPLLGDYSKAVLWDREQTTVSVSDSHEDFFVRGLVAVSAEERVAFGVTRPSAFVKAAVRA; encoded by the coding sequence ATGAGCAAGCTGAAGATGCTTCAGGACACCGCCCGGGCGGCTGTCAAGACCGCCCGCGAAATTGCGCAGAAGGCGGCGGACGAGTCGCGGTCGCTGACCGGGGAAGAGCTGGCCGATTACACCACGGCCATGGCGAAGTCCAAGGACTTCCTTGAGCAGATCAAGACTGCCAAGGCCGATGCCGCCATCCTTGACGACGCCAAGGCACTGGCGGCCGAGATTGGCGGGGACGCCGGCGACCTGCTGGAGGCCCAGAAGGGCGCCAGCCCCGTCCAGCGCATGAAGAACCTGGGCCTTGAAGTTGTGAACTCGGCCCAGTTCAAGGACGCCATGGCCGCGTTCCCCGACGGCCGCGTCGGCGACAAGGCCAAGTTCTCCACGGCACCCATCAGCGTCAAGGGCTTGTTCGTCGGTGGGGACCAGACCTCTGCCGGCGCCTTCGTCACTCCGGAGCAGTCCGGCATCTTGGAGATGCTGGGCCGTCGCCCACTGACCATCCGTGATCTCATCAGCGTTCGCCGCACTGGCTCGGATGCTATTGAGTACGTCCGTCAGGTCTCTCACACCAACGCCGCGGCTCCTGTGGCCGAGGCGACCTCTGCCGATCGCCCCACGGCTCCGGAAGGCGCCGGCGCTCTGATCAACAACCCCAACGGCGGCTACCGCCCGCAGGGGTCCTGGGCGTTTGAGCGCAAGGTCACCAACGTCAAGACGATTGCCGAGTGGGTGCCAGCCACCAAGCGTGCACTCTCCGATGTTGCCCAGCTGGAAGGCATGATCAACGACGAGCTGCGTGCGGACATTGCGGAGACCGAGGAGTTGCAGATCTTCAGTGGCAACGGCACCGGTGATAACCTCACCGGCATCTTGAACGTCTCGGGCCTGCAGTCACAGGCATTCGATACGGACTTCTTCACCACCACACGCAAGGCCCAGACCAAGGCCCGCACGGTCGGCAAGGTCATCCCCAACGCTTGGGGTATGCACCCGGAAGATGTCGAGTACTTGGACCTCGCTCGGGAGAACGGTGCCACGGGCAAGTTCCACGGCGCCGGCCCGTTCGCGATGGGTCCCCGCACCCTGTGGGGCACTCCCGTTATCGAGACCGAGGGCGTCACCTCCGGTGTCCCCCTGCTGGGCGACTACTCCAAGGCTGTTCTCTGGGACCGCGAGCAGACCACGGTGAGCGTCTCCGACTCGCACGAAGACTTCTTCGTGCGTGGCCTGGTTGCAGTCTCTGCTGAAGAGCGAGTTGCCTTCGGTGTCACCCGCCCGTCCGCATTCGTCAAGGCCGCGGTTCGCGCCTAG